The window TGCCGAAATGGATACACAACCTATTAAAAAGAGTGCAGCAGTCCACGGCATCTTATGGATAAGTCCGCCCATCTCCTCCATATTCCTTTCATGTGTAGAATGAAGCACAGCGCCTGCTCCCATAAATAGAAGTCCTTTGAACATTGCATGGTTGAGTGTGTGATAAAGTCCTGCAATGAGTGCAAGTGCGGCAAGTGTGGGCATATGGAAGGATGTAAATATGAGGGCAAGTCCTATTCCAATAAGTATTATGCCTATATTTTCTACAGAATGATATGCAAGGAGTTTCTTCAAATCATGTTGCATAAGGGCATACAGAACACCCATTATTGTAGATATGAGTCCGAATATGAGAACAACTGCGCCCCACCACCACGGGAATACACGGAGGAGGTCAAATGTAACCCTGATAATGCCGTAGATAGCAGTCTTGAGCATAACTCCGCTCATGAGCGCTGATACATTTGATGGCGCCACAGGATGTGCCTCAGGAAGCCATACATGAAGCGGCACAACACCTGCCTTTGCAGCAAACCCGAAGAATGCAAGCAGGAATGCGATAGTTGCCCAACCTTCGGAAAACTCTGTATGACGCATTGACTCAAATGTATAAGATGCGAGATTTACCGAACTGTCCTGACTTTCAATGCCTGTAGTAAGACCTGCCATAACACCAAAGGATAGAAGTATTGCAATTGCGCCAATATGAGCGACCACAAGGTATAAAAATGCAGCCCTTCGGTTTTCTACCTTTTCATCCTCGAACATTACAAGAAAATACGAGGATAGCGCCATTGCCTCCCATGCTATCATAAAGAATAAGGCATCATCCGCAAGCACGACCAGAAACATCCCTGCTATAAACAAATTATAAAATATCACGAGCGATGTAACAGGACGTTTCCCGATAAATCCTTTCAGATAGCCTATGGAATAAATAGATACAAAAAATGAGAGGAGCCCTATAACTGTCAGAAAGAACCCTGCCAAAGGGTCAAGTCTTAAATGGAAAGGGAGGTCTGGAAGCCCTATAGGGATAACAATGGATTCTGCATGACCCATTGCTGTTGTCCATACCCCGGATATAACAGCAAGTAGAGATGCCATGGCTGTAATGGGAAAGGAGACAAAAAGGAGCAGGTGTTGATACCTGATAAACAACGGTGTCAGGAGTATGGTAATCAATAACAGGTGCAAAGAAGATAAGGAAATCTCAAACGGTGTCATATCTGAGGCACTCCCACAATCACAATGTTTGTCCCTTCCTCCAATACCCAAAAAAAGGACTGGACATCCTCTTTACTCATCACAAGGTCTACTATTGCAAAGTCTCTTTTTCTTAGGTAATTCCATACCGACCCCTTTTTCAAATAAAAGGGTATAACGATAGGGCATATCCCCTAACTCTAGAAAGTCTATCTCAGTATGGGTGGTGGTATCAGTCCCTCCCTCTTTTTTGGAGGGTTTTATCTCCTTCCTTTTAGGATAAAATAATGCCCTCTTTTTGACGAGGATAATCGGCTCTATAGTTTGACCCCTTTCCCTCCAGTATCTTATTTTTGCTATATCAAATTCCCTCATGGTAAAACCCCCGTTTTTTAGATATATCTTTTTCGTAGAAGGGTTCAAGATGAGATAGGACTTCTTCTCCTGGGCTAATCCAATCTCTACCTCCAGAAGGCGATTCTCTTCGTTTAAGCCCCTTATCCCTTGGCCAACACCATTACCTGCGATGACTATGGGGCTCCCTATTGGGATTGGAATATAACCGGTTATAAATAAAAAAATAATGACAAACATTTGAACTTTGAGCTTTGACATTTGAACTTCGTACAAACAGGGCTTAAGCCCTATTGCTACCACTCCCCTCATTGCTAATTGTTAATTGATAATTTTACATTAAAAGATATATATCTTTGTCCCTACCTTAACTAGATTGTAGATGCTCTCCAGTTCCTTGTTCCCCACCCGGATACACCCATGGGTAACATTCCTGCCCAGAAGTCGGGTATAGAGGGTTCCATGGATAAAGTAACCATTACCAAATGCCAGGGCATAGTCTCCCAGAACACCCTCCTCTATCCTGGCCTTCCAGTTTTTTGGTATATCCTCCCCCTCTTCAATAAATGCCCAATCAGGCTTTATCCACACAGGGCCCCGGACCTTCCCCTTTACCTCAAACTCCCCCCTCGGGGTATCAAAGACCCACTGCCTCGCACCATTGGGGTCCCGCAAAATACTACCATTCCCACTGGAGATAACTGCCTGGAGTATAACCTTTTCTCCCTTTTTAAGTGAAAGGAGGCTCCTTGCTGTATCTACAACTATATATCTTCCATCTGGCGCAAGCATGTCAATCCTCTTCTTAATGTCCCTATTTCTTTTAATGATCTTACCTAAATCTGCTCTCTCAACCGATGATATCGGTTTCTCTCTGCCAATATAATAGGCAAGCCCCTCCACCGCCAGAAGGAGGCTTATCATCCCGATAATTGATATTAACCCAAAAAATGCATTTAGCCTCAGATAAAACTTAACAAATTGTCCCCCTGAGTCTTGTTTGATAGACCTTATATCCTTCAGGGGCATAAAGGAGTGCCTCAGCCTTCCAGAGGTCATGCTCCAACCTCTTTGCCAGTTCCACCTCTGGAGGTAACGGAGGTGGGCTGCACCCGGCGAGGGTTAAAAAGAAAAGAAACCCCAAGATGAAGAGTATCATTCTGGAGTTTCTTGTATTACATCCTGAAAGAGCCATAAGTAGAGGTGAAACCTACTTCTTGCCGCCCTTCTTGGGCTTGACCTTCTCCATAGCAGCCTTTACCTGCTCGGATACACCACCTGCCTTCTCCTTGACGGCCTTGGCCTTATCAATGGCGGTCAGGTAATCCTCCTTGTCTATCAGCGCCTGAACCTCTGGGAGGGAATCCTCCAGGCCCTTTACATCACCCTTCATGGCCTCTATATCTGTCTTTGCACCCTTCCCCATGGGCGCCTTTGTTAGCAGTGCCTTTGCCTCATCTATAGCAGCCTTCGCCTCACCCTGGAGGGTAATAGCCTCCTTCTTCTTCTCCTCCTTCTTGGCCGCGGTATCGGTCTTAACCTTTTCTGCGTCTGATTTAACCGTAGCCAACATCCCCTTGGCCTTGTCATAGTTCCTTGAGAGGACAAACTTACCATCCTGAACCTTAACCTCATCCATGGCAGCGGTTAGACTATCATCCATCTTCTTTACCTCTTCCGGGAGATATGTAGTGCTGCCAGCTGCCTTTGCAGCATCCACCGATACCTTGGCACCACTCATCTCCTCGGTTGGTTGTTTTGCACAACCAGCAAAGACAAGTACAACCAGCAATCCGTAAACAACGCACCTTAATACACCTCTCATTGCCTTATTCCTCCTTTTTTATTTAGTTTCCACTAAAAAAGTGTGGAAACCATGACTTTCCTTTTTGGCTCTGGCAGTCCTTCTTAACCCATCTATTTTATGGCCAGCCCATCACCTCCATTTTCTTTAAGTTTAATTTATGGTGCAGGTATTACTTTTTTACCTTTGCTGATGTCTTTTTTGTCGTCTTTTTTGCTGTTTTTGGCTTTGCAGTTGTCTTTGGTTTTGCCTTTACCTTCTTATCTAATCTGGCATTTAGTTCAGATACCTTTGAAATCAGTTCAGAATTCTTTGTCGTTAGTTCAGTTACCTGTGTCTCAAGGACAGATTTCTCATTCGCAAATGTTTCCACCTGTTTTTTGAGTTGGATGTTTTCCTCCTGGAGTTTTTTAGACTCGCATCCTGATAAAAATGG is drawn from Deltaproteobacteria bacterium and contains these coding sequences:
- a CDS encoding L,D-transpeptidase, whose product is MISLLLAVEGLAYYIGREKPISSVERADLGKIIKRNRDIKKRIDMLAPDGRYIVVDTARSLLSLKKGEKVILQAVISSGNGSILRDPNGARQWVFDTPRGEFEVKGKVRGPVWIKPDWAFIEEGEDIPKNWKARIEEGVLGDYALAFGNGYFIHGTLYTRLLGRNVTHGCIRVGNKELESIYNLVKVGTKIYIF
- a CDS encoding hydrogenase 4 subunit B; this translates as MTPFEISLSSLHLLLITILLTPLFIRYQHLLLFVSFPITAMASLLAVISGVWTTAMGHAESIVIPIGLPDLPFHLRLDPLAGFFLTVIGLLSFFVSIYSIGYLKGFIGKRPVTSLVIFYNLFIAGMFLVVLADDALFFMIAWEAMALSSYFLVMFEDEKVENRRAAFLYLVVAHIGAIAILLSFGVMAGLTTGIESQDSSVNLASYTFESMRHTEFSEGWATIAFLLAFFGFAAKAGVVPLHVWLPEAHPVAPSNVSALMSGVMLKTAIYGIIRVTFDLLRVFPWWWGAVVLIFGLISTIMGVLYALMQHDLKKLLAYHSVENIGIILIGIGLALIFTSFHMPTLAALALIAGLYHTLNHAMFKGLLFMGAGAVLHSTHERNMEEMGGLIHKMPWTAALFLIGCVSISALPPFNGFVSEWLTFQAFLLSPSLHSPLLNLLIPLGAAILALAAALAAACFVKVFGVTFLGHWRGHHNPPLHPPVYKGGEGGLEVDWFMR